From Chroogloeocystis siderophila 5.2 s.c.1, the proteins below share one genomic window:
- a CDS encoding type II toxin-antitoxin system PemK/MazF family toxin codes for MVVRRFDVFLVNLDPTIGSEIQKIRPCLVISPDEMNRHIATVIVAPMTTKGQSYPTRVACQFQGKDGQIVLDQIRTVEKTRLVKHLGQVSLEAQQAVLSTLAEMFAE; via the coding sequence ATGGTAGTTAGGCGTTTTGATGTTTTCCTCGTCAATCTTGATCCTACTATTGGTAGCGAAATTCAGAAAATAAGACCTTGTTTAGTCATATCGCCAGACGAGATGAATAGGCATATTGCAACTGTCATTGTTGCTCCGATGACAACGAAAGGTCAATCTTATCCAACACGTGTGGCTTGTCAATTTCAAGGCAAAGATGGACAGATTGTTCTCGATCAAATTCGTACTGTTGAAAAAACCCGCTTGGTAAAACATTTAGGGCAAGTTAGTTTAGAAGCGCAACAAGCAGTTCTTAGTACTTTAGCTGAGATGTTTGCTGAGTAA
- a CDS encoding 16S rRNA (cytosine(967)-C(5))-methyltransferase: protein MDNPRQLAFIALRWVQRGAYADVALDRVLRQTDLSSVDRRLATELVYGSVRRQRSLDALIDQLAKKKAQQQPPELRIILHLGLYQLRYLDHIPDAAAVNSTVELAKKNGFSGLANFVNGLLRQYLRLATREDPLKLPDHSVERLGILHSYPDWIIEVWLKQFGYKETEQLCAWFNKPPAIDLRINPLRASVEKVTTALQEAEVGVTRVANLPQALRFTTSTGAIEKLPGFDAGWWTVQDSSAQLVSHILDPQPGEVVIDACAAPGGKTTHIAELMQDTGTIWACDRTVSRLKKLQQNIARLQLKSIKIRTGDSCNLPQFVNVADRVLLDAPCSGLGTLHRHADARWRQTPETVQELTVLQTELLTHVATWVKPGGVLVYATCTLNSEENEAIVQAFLTQHPCWRIEHPAANSIGAPYATSSGWMQVLPHYQSMDGFFIVRLQKESQ from the coding sequence ATGGACAATCCGCGCCAGCTTGCTTTTATCGCCCTCCGTTGGGTACAGCGGGGGGCTTATGCTGATGTTGCCTTAGATCGCGTACTGCGTCAAACTGACTTAAGTAGTGTTGATCGCCGTTTGGCGACAGAGTTGGTCTATGGTAGTGTTCGCCGACAGCGATCGCTTGATGCATTAATCGATCAGTTAGCGAAAAAGAAAGCCCAGCAACAACCACCCGAATTACGAATTATTCTGCATTTAGGGCTATATCAGTTGCGATATCTTGACCATATCCCTGATGCGGCTGCGGTCAATTCTACCGTAGAGTTGGCGAAAAAAAATGGTTTCTCAGGACTTGCGAATTTTGTTAATGGATTGTTACGTCAATATTTGCGGTTAGCAACAAGGGAAGATCCTTTAAAACTACCTGATCATTCTGTAGAACGTTTAGGCATTTTACACAGTTATCCTGATTGGATTATTGAAGTCTGGCTAAAACAATTCGGCTACAAAGAAACTGAACAACTCTGCGCGTGGTTCAATAAACCCCCAGCAATTGATTTACGTATTAATCCTTTACGTGCTTCTGTTGAGAAAGTTACAACAGCATTGCAAGAAGCTGAAGTCGGTGTCACTCGTGTTGCCAATTTGCCACAAGCTTTAAGATTTACAACTAGCACAGGTGCAATTGAAAAGTTACCAGGATTTGATGCAGGTTGGTGGACAGTACAAGACAGTAGCGCACAACTTGTGAGCCATATCCTCGATCCTCAACCAGGTGAAGTTGTGATTGATGCGTGTGCAGCACCAGGAGGAAAAACAACACACATTGCTGAATTGATGCAAGATACAGGTACGATTTGGGCGTGCGATCGCACTGTGTCGCGTTTAAAAAAACTTCAGCAAAATATTGCACGGCTGCAACTCAAATCAATTAAAATCCGCACAGGAGATAGCTGTAATCTTCCTCAATTTGTTAATGTCGCAGATCGCGTTCTTCTCGATGCGCCGTGTTCAGGGCTAGGAACGCTTCATCGTCATGCCGATGCGCGCTGGCGACAAACACCAGAAACAGTACAAGAACTCACGGTTTTACAAACAGAACTTTTAACTCACGTTGCTACTTGGGTTAAGCCTGGAGGTGTTCTAGTTTATGCGACTTGTACTTTAAATTCTGAAGAAAACGAAGCGATCGTTCAAGCTTTCTTAACTCAACATCCATGCTGGCGGATTGAACATCCTGCTGCAAATTCTATTGGCGCTCCTTATGCGACATCATCGGGTTGGATGCAAGTCTTACCACATTACCAATCGATGGACGGTTTTTTTATTGTTCGCTTACAGAAAGAATCACAATAA
- a CDS encoding acyl-CoA desaturase → MLSAIQIGKFCMPDRSKFNYAALPFIGIHIACLAVFWLGIDSVALWMCVVLFLVRKFGITGGYHRYFSHRAYKTSRLFQFLLGFLGATSGQRGPVWWAAQHRHHHKYSDTDEDIHSAEKKGFYWSHVGWVLSPEYDDYNEKLVKDLTRYPELLWLEKYHFVPPILLAVVCYLAYGWLGLFWGFFVSTTILYHTTFAINSLCHVFGSQRYETGESSKNSLWLALITLGEGWHNNHHRYPLAACQGFFWWEIDISYYVLVVLSWFGIVWDLKQPPKQLLQPETVIAKTKTSTVA, encoded by the coding sequence GTGCTATCTGCAATCCAAATAGGAAAATTCTGTATGCCTGATCGCTCAAAATTTAATTATGCAGCTTTACCCTTCATTGGGATTCATATTGCTTGTCTCGCAGTCTTTTGGCTAGGTATAGACTCAGTAGCACTCTGGATGTGTGTTGTACTGTTTCTTGTCCGCAAATTTGGCATTACTGGCGGCTACCATCGCTATTTCTCGCATCGTGCTTATAAAACTAGTCGTCTATTTCAATTCTTGCTAGGCTTTTTGGGTGCAACTTCTGGACAAAGAGGACCTGTCTGGTGGGCTGCACAACACCGCCATCATCACAAATACTCTGATACCGATGAAGATATCCATTCGGCTGAAAAAAAAGGTTTTTACTGGTCACACGTAGGTTGGGTGCTGTCTCCAGAATATGACGACTATAACGAAAAGTTAGTTAAAGATTTAACTCGTTACCCAGAACTACTTTGGCTAGAAAAATATCACTTTGTGCCACCTATCCTCCTAGCAGTTGTTTGTTACTTAGCTTACGGCTGGCTAGGGTTGTTCTGGGGCTTCTTTGTCAGTACAACGATTCTCTATCACACGACGTTTGCCATTAATTCCTTGTGTCATGTATTCGGTAGCCAACGCTATGAAACCGGAGAATCAAGCAAAAACTCATTATGGTTAGCCCTGATCACTTTAGGCGAAGGCTGGCACAATAATCATCACCGCTATCCTCTCGCCGCTTGTCAAGGTTTCTTTTGGTGGGAAATTGATATTAGCTACTACGTTTTGGTTGTACTGTCGTGGTTTGGTATTGTCTGGGATTTAAAACAACCTCCCAAACAGCTTTTGCAGCCTGAAACTGTGATCGCTAAGACTAAGACTTCCACTGTAGCCTAG
- a CDS encoding Coenzyme F420 hydrogenase/dehydrogenase, beta subunit C-terminal domain, translated as MTSVTPQAQHKKAKALKSSRRPAKELCSECGLCDTYYIHYVKEACAFLNQQIAELETRSHTRARNLDNPDELYFGVHQKMMAARKTEPIAGAQWTGIVSSIAIEMLNRGVVEGVVCVQNTKEDRFQPMPIIARTPEEILAARVNKPTLSPNLSILEQVEQSGMKRLLVIGVGCQIQALRAVEKQLGLEKLYVLGTPCVDNVTRAGLQKFLETTSRSPNTVVHYEFMQDFRVHFKHEDGSEETVPFFGLKTNQLKDVFAPSCMSCFDYVNSLADLVVGYMGAPFGWQWIVVRNDRGQEMLDFVQDQLATQPVMSKGDRTAAVQQSIPAYDKGVTLPMWAAKFMGVVIEKIGPKGLEYARFSIDSHFTRNYLYVKRHYPEKLAAHVPEFAKRIVNQYKLPSQ; from the coding sequence ATGACATCAGTGACCCCCCAAGCCCAGCACAAAAAAGCTAAAGCTCTAAAATCATCTCGTCGCCCTGCAAAAGAACTTTGTAGCGAATGCGGGTTATGCGATACATATTATATTCACTATGTCAAGGAAGCGTGTGCATTTCTTAATCAACAAATTGCGGAATTAGAAACGCGATCGCACACTCGCGCCCGTAACTTAGACAATCCTGATGAATTGTACTTCGGCGTACATCAAAAGATGATGGCGGCGCGTAAGACTGAACCTATTGCAGGGGCGCAATGGACAGGAATTGTCAGTTCTATTGCAATTGAAATGCTCAATCGCGGTGTCGTTGAAGGTGTCGTCTGCGTGCAAAATACCAAAGAAGATCGCTTTCAACCGATGCCGATTATTGCACGGACTCCAGAAGAAATATTAGCCGCACGGGTGAATAAACCAACACTATCGCCGAATCTTTCGATTTTAGAACAAGTAGAACAGTCAGGAATGAAGCGGTTGTTAGTTATTGGTGTGGGATGTCAAATTCAAGCTTTGCGGGCTGTAGAGAAGCAACTAGGCTTAGAAAAGCTGTATGTGTTGGGAACTCCTTGTGTCGATAATGTCACGCGTGCTGGATTACAGAAATTTTTAGAAACGACGAGTCGTTCGCCTAATACTGTCGTGCATTATGAATTTATGCAAGATTTTCGCGTACACTTCAAACATGAGGATGGTTCAGAAGAAACAGTACCTTTTTTTGGTTTGAAAACAAATCAACTAAAAGATGTTTTTGCACCCTCGTGCATGAGTTGCTTTGACTATGTAAATTCACTCGCCGATCTCGTTGTCGGTTATATGGGTGCGCCGTTTGGTTGGCAATGGATTGTGGTACGTAATGATCGCGGACAAGAAATGCTAGATTTCGTGCAAGATCAGCTAGCAACGCAACCTGTAATGTCGAAAGGCGATCGCACTGCTGCTGTGCAACAAAGTATCCCCGCTTACGATAAAGGCGTGACACTACCAATGTGGGCTGCCAAATTTATGGGTGTTGTGATTGAAAAAATTGGTCCTAAAGGTTTAGAATACGCGAGATTTTCGATTGATTCGCACTTTACCCGCAATTATCTCTATGTCAAACGCCATTATCCTGAAAAATTAGCCGCACACGTCCCAGAATTTGCCAAGCGGATTGTCAATCAGTACAAGTTACCATCACAGTAG
- a CDS encoding AbrB/MazE/SpoVT family DNA-binding domain-containing protein, with amino-acid sequence MGTAIKTRIVRIGNSQGIRIPKTLLEQTGISTFVEIELEDDHLIIRSASRARMGWDKAFTAMAEHKDDNLLDNVSTTSLWDQTDWEW; translated from the coding sequence ATGGGTACAGCCATCAAAACTCGTATAGTGAGAATTGGCAACTCTCAAGGAATTCGTATTCCCAAAACATTGCTAGAACAAACTGGGATTTCAACATTTGTTGAGATTGAACTTGAGGACGATCATCTCATAATTCGTTCGGCATCGCGAGCGCGTATGGGTTGGGACAAGGCGTTTACAGCAATGGCAGAACACAAAGATGATAATTTGTTAGACAATGTGAGTACAACTTCTTTGTGGGATCAAACTGATTGGGAATGGTAG